Sequence from the Aromatoleum petrolei genome:
TCGATCGCAACCACCGCGACGAAGGTCGACGGCGGCTACGTCCTCAACGGCCAGAAGACCTGGATCACGTCGGCGCCGCTTGCCGACTTCTTCACCGTGTTCGCCCGCGCCGGCGACGAGAAGAAGCTGACGATCTTCCTCGTCGAGAAGGAGTTCAGGGGCCTCGTCGTCGGGCGCGAGATCCACAAGATGGGCGTTTGGGCGCTGCCGACCTCGGAAGTGGCCTTCAACGACTGCTTCGTGCCGGACAGCCATCGCCTGTCGAAGGAGGAAGGCGACGGCGAGGCGCATCTGAGGAAGACCCTCGCCGAGATCCGCATCATCACCGGCGCGATGGCGCTCGGCGTCGCGCGCGCGGCGCTCAACGAAGCCGTGCGCTACGCCGGCGAGCGCCAGCAGTTCGGCAAGCCGATCAACCGCTTCCAGGCAATCCAGCTCAAGCTCGCCGAGATGGCGACCGGACTGGAGGCGGCAACCGCCCTCGTCCACCGCGCCGCGTGGCTGTGCGACGCGAAGCGCCCGCACCACAAGGAGGCCGCGATGGCGAAGCTGTTCGCGACCGAAACCGCGGCGTCGATCTGCGACCAGGCCGCGCGTGTGCTCGCGTCCTACGGCTACGCGATGGAGTACCCGGTGCAGCGTTACCTGCGCGACGTGCGCTTCACGCTGATCGGCGGCGGCACCAGCGAAATCCTCAAACTCGTCATTGCGAAGGAGGTCAGCGCATGAACGACACCGCACAACAACGCCCCATCCGCGTGCTGCTCGCAAAGCCGGGCCTCGACGGTCACGATCAGGGCGCGAAGGTCGTCGCCCGCGCGATGATGGACGCAGGCTTCGAGGTCATCTACACAGGCCTGCGGCAGACGCCCGAACAGGTGAGCCGCATCGCGCTCGACGAGGACGTCGACGTCATCGCGCTCTCCAGCATGGCGGGCTCGCACCTGCCCTTCTGCCGCAAGCTGAAACCGCTGCTCGAAGCGAACGGCCTCGACGACAAGCTGTGGATGATCGGCGGCAACCTGCCGGCCCAGGACCACGACGCGCTGCGCGAGCTGGGCTTCAAGGGCATCTTCCCGACCGGCTCGAAGCTCGATGCGATCGCAGACTACATCCGGGAGAACGTCGCATGAACGACCGAGCGCAGACGACGGTGAAGCGCGTCATCAACGAATCCGGCCTCGAAGTCCAGCCGCTCTACACCGCCGAGGACGTCGCGGCGAGCGGCGGCGACGCGATGATCGGCCTGCCCGGGGAATATCCCTTCACCCGTGGCATCCACCGCGAGATGTACCGCAAGCAGCCCTGGACGATGCGCCAGTACGCGGGCTTCGGCAATCCGCAGGACACCAACCAGCGCTTCAAGTACCTGATCGCGAACGGGCAGACGGGCCTCAACGTGGCCTTCGACCTGCCGACGCAGATCGGCCTCGATTCGGACGATCCGCTCGCACAGGGCGAGATCGGTCGCGTCGGCATGTCGGTCGACACGCTGCGTGACTTCGAGATCGCGTTCGACGGCATCGACCTCGAAAAGATCACGGTGTCGATGACGATCAACGGCGCGGCGGCGATCGCCATCGCGATGTACCTCGCGATGGCCGAGAAACGCGGCTACGACATCAAGAAGCTGCGCGGCACCGCGCAGAACGACATCCTCAAGGAGTTCATCGGCCGCGGGACCTGGATCTTCCCGGTCGAGCCCTCGATCCGACTCGTCGGCGACACGATCGAGTACTGCGCCGAGCACGCGCCGAAGTACAGCCCGGTGTCGGTGTGCGGCTACCACATCCGCGAATCGGGTGCGACGCCGGCCGAGGAGATGGCCTACGCCTTCTGCATCGCGCGCGCCTATGCCGACGAAGTCATCGCGCGCGGCCTCCACGTCGACGAGTTCGCCGGGCGGCTGTCGTACAACTTCAACATCTTCGGCAACCTTTTCGAGCAGGTCTGCAAGTTCCGCGCGGGCCGCAGCCTGTGGGCGAAGATCATGAAGGAGGAATACAAGGCCGAGAAGCCCGGCTCGATGTGGCTGCGCATGATTGCGGCGGGCGGCGGCGGCGGGCTCACCTTCGAACAGCCGGAACTCAACATCGTGCGCGGCGCCTACTACGCGCTGATCAGCGCACTGTCGGGCACGCAGACGATGGCGCTGTGTTCGTACGACGAAGCCTACACGATTCCCACGGAGTATTCGGCTCGCATCTCGCTGCGCACGATGCAGATCCTCATCGCGGAGATGGGGATGACCGAGACGGTCGATCCGCTCGGCGGCTCGTACTACGTCGAGACGATGACGAACCAGATGCGCGAGAAGATGGAGCAGATCATCGCCGAGACCGACGCGCAGGGCGGCATCGTCAAGCTGGTGTCCGAAGGCGCGATCCAGGCCAAGGTGTCCGCGCAGGCGTACAAGATGCAGCGCGACATCGAGAGCGGCAAGTTCCCGAAGGTCGGCGTCAATTGCTACCGCAACGACCAGGAGGACGAGCATCCGGTCGAATTCCACCCCTACAACGAGGACGACGCGCGCGTGCAGATCGAGTCGCTGAACCGCGTGCGCGCCGAGCGCGATGCGGAACGGGTGACTCGTGCGCTCGCCGCGGTGGGCGACGCCGCTCGGGCCGGCACGAACGTCATGCCGGCGATCGTCGAGGCGGTGAAGGCCTACGCGAGCGTCGGGGAGATCACGCAGGAACTGGTGAAAGTGTTCGGACGGTACCAGGAACCGATCCGCTTCTGAGGAACGATCAATGACAGCAATCGAAAGATATGCCGCGCCGCAGAGCCTCGACGAGGCACTCGGCATCCTGCAGCAGGACGAGGTGACGATACTGGCCGGCGGCACCGACCTGATGCCGCAGACGAAGGCCGGCCGCATCGGGTTCAAGCCGACGCTGATGAACATCGGCCGTGTCGCCGGATTGAAAGGTGTCACGCTCGACGGCCAGCACCTGCGCATCGGTGCACTCACCACGATCAGCGAGCTCCTCCGCGATCCACTCATTGCGCAGCACGCGCCGGTGCTCGCGGAGGCCTGCGATCACTTCGCGAGCGACCAGATCCGCAACGCGGGCACGCTCGGCGGCAACATCAACAACGCCTCGCCCGCGGGCGACACGCTGGTGCCGCTGATCGTGCTCGACGCCGAGGTCGAGCTCGCCTCCAAGCCCAACGGCAGCGTCACCACGCGCCGCATGCCGCTCGCCGAGTTCTTCACCGGCCCGGGCAGGACGAAGCGCGCCGCGAACGAATTGCTGACCGCCGTGCGCATCCCGCTGCCGAAACCGGGTCACGTCGCGCGCTTCTACAAGTTCGGCACGCGCCCCGCGCTCGACATCTCGACGATTTCGATCGGCATCGCCGGCATCAAGCGCGACGGCGCGCTCACTGACACCCGCGTCGCGTTCGGCGCGGTCGCCCCGACGCCGGTGCGCGCGCCGCGCACCGAAGCCGCGCTCGAAGGACGCCGCCTCAACGCCGAGGCCATCGAAGCCGCCGCCGACGCCGCCCGCGACGAGGTGAGCCCGATCGACGACGTGCGCGCCAGCGCGTGGTACCGCAAGGAACTGATCCACAACATGACCAGAAGGATGCTCGACCATGTTGCTCACGCATGACATCGAATTCACGCTGAACGGCGTCACGAAAAAGCTCACCATCGACGTCACGATGAACGCACTCGACATGCTGCGCGACGTCGTCGGCCTGACCGGCACGAAGTACGGCTGTGGCGAAGGCGAGTGCGGCGCATGCACGATCCGCGTCGATGGCGAGACGCGCAATTCCTGCCTGATGTTTGCGGTCGATTTCGACGGCCGCGACATCGTCACGATCGAAGGCCTCGCCGCCGACCCGAAGGCCGACGCGCTACGCGAGTCCTTCGTCGAGCACGGCGCGGTGCAGTGCGGCTTCTGCACGCCGGGCATGGTCATGCAGGCGTCCCACATCCTCGACACGCACCCGGATGCCGATGCCGCGACCATCAAGCGCGGCCTCGAAGGAAACCTCTGCCGCTGCACCGGCTACAAGAAGATCGTCGACGCGGTCGAATCCGCGTGCTGCGGCGGGCGATGAGGAGAACGACAGCATGAACGTCGCAGAAAAACCCGTGATCGCACCCGAATCCCTGATCGGCCAGCGCATCCAGAAGAAGGACGCGCCCGAGAAGGCCGCCGGCAAGACGCGCTACATCCAGGACATGGTCGTGCCGGGCATGCTGCACGCGAAGATCCTGCGCTCGTCGCGCGTGCACGCGAGGATCAAGAGCATCGACACCTCGGCGGCGAAGGCGCTGCCGGGCGTGCATGTCGTCCTCACCGCGGCCGACGTGCCCGACCAGCAGCCGATCGGCGTCGCGCGCGACCACCTGCCGCTGAAGGGGGAACGCGTGCGCAGCCAGCGCGACGAGATCGCCGCAGTCGCCGCCGACAGCGAGGAGATCGCCGAGGCCGCCTTGCGCCTGATCCGCGTCGAATACGAGGACCTGCCGGTCGTCGCCACGCCCGAGGAGGCGATCAAACCCGGCGCGCCGCTGATCCACCCTGCCCCGCTCGGCGCCGACGGACGCCCGCAGGCGCTGCCGCCGAAAACACCGATCGCGTTCGCCGGCAAGGCGGACAACGTCGCGATGCGCTTCGACTACACGCACGGCGACATCGCGCAGGCCGAAGCCGAGTCCGACGTCGTCGTCGAGGACACCTTCCAGCTGCATTACGTGACGCACTGCTGCATGGGCGTGTCGGGTGTCATCGCCGAGTTCGACGCCTCCGGCAACCTGCTGATGTACTCGAACACGCAGGTGCCCTTCCTGCACAAGCGTGAATTCGCCGAGTACCTGAACATCGACCCGAGCCGCGTGCGCATCATTCAGCCGCCGATCGGCGGCGGCTTCGGCTCCAAGCTCGACATCTACCCCTTCGAGGTCATCTGCATCTTCCTCGCGCGCGCTGCGAAGCGCCCGGTGAAGATGGTCTTTACACGCGAGGAAGAGTTCCTCGCCTCGCCTACTCGCCAGCCGGTGCTGCTGACGCTGCGCTCCGGCTGCAAGAAGGACGGGTCGCTGACCTTCCGCCAGGTGCATACGCTGCACGACAACGGCGCCTACACGTCCTGGGGCGCGACAACGCCGTTCGTGATGATGCAGACTTTCTCGTCGCTGTACCGCGTGCCCGCCTGCGACTACCACACGACGGTCGTCTACACGAACAACCCCTACGCCGGCTCCTTCCGCGGCTACGGCAACCTGCAGGCGACCTTCGCCATCGAGCAGCACATGGACATGCTGGCCGAGAAGATCGGCATGGACCCGCTCGATTTCCGCATGAAGAACGCGCAGAACGCCGGCGAAGTCACCGGCCAGGGCATGACGTTCAAGAGCTGCGGCTTCAAGGAATGCCTGACGACCGCGGCCGAGCGCAGCGGCTACCAGAAGAAGCACGCCGACAACCTCGCCAACCGCGACGCGCCCGGACCGGTGAAGCGCGGCATCGGCATCGCGTCGATGCTGCACGTCGGCGGCGGCGCGAAGATCTATCCGTCGGACGGCTGCGGCACCATCCTGAAGCTCGACGATTTTGCGAACGTCACGCTGATCACCGGCGCGTCCGAGATCGGCCAGGGCTCGGAGACGGTGCTGTCGCAGCTCGTCTGCGAGGAGCTGGGGCTGCCGATCTCGGCGGTCACCGTCGTCAATAACGACACCGCGATCACGCCCTGGGACGTCGGCGTGCATGCGAGCCGCACGACCTTCATCGCCGGCAATTCGGCGATCGGCGCGGCGCGCAAGGCGAAGGCGAAGATCCTCGCGGCCGCGGCGAAGAAGCATGGCTGCGACGAGTCGGAGCTGGATCTGCGCGGCGGCTTCGTCATCAAGGCCGACTCGGGCGAGCCGCTGGTCGAGCTCGCGCGGCTGATGCGGAACCTGCACTTCTCGGACAAGGCCGAGCTCGTGATGACGACCTTCTACTACGAGCCGCCGAGCGTGCATCAGGACAAGGCCTTCAAGGGCGATGTGTCGGCCGCCTACGCATGGGCGGCGCAGGTGGTCGAAGTCGAGGTCGATACCGACACCGGCATCGTGAAGATGACGAAGGTGACCGGTACGCACGACGTCGGCCGCGTGCTCAACCGCCTCGGCCTCGAGGGCCAGATCGAAGGCGGCGTGGTGATGGGCCAGGGCTACGCGCTGACCGAGAACCTGATCGTCGAGAACGGCGTCACCCGCAACCCGAACTTCCGCGACTACAAGCTCGTGACCGCACCCGAGATCCCCGAGATGGACATCACCTTCGTCGAGTCGATGGACGGCGAAGGTCCGCAGGGCGCCAAGGGCGTCGGCGAGGCGCCGGCGATCTGCATCGCCGCGGCGGCGGCGAATGCGATCTACAACGCGACCGGCGTGCGCATCTTCGCCCTGCCCTTCACGCCGGAGGCGGTGTACCGGGCATTGCGCGGCGCGGCGCCGAAACCCCATTGGCAAGCGTGGAAACCGGAATGAAGCGGCGCACCATACTCTCGATGGAGCAGGCGCTGTCGATGCCCTACGCGACGCTGCGCTTCGCGCAGCTCGGCTGGCGCGTGATCCGCCTCGAATCGACGCCGGCTGGCGATGGCCTGCCCGGCGATCCCAACCGCTACATCGGCGGCAAGGTCGCCGACGACGACCGGCGTACCTATTTCATCGCACCCAACGTCGGCAAGGAAGCGATCGCGCTCAACCTCAAGGAACCCGACGGCCAGGCGCTGTTGAGGCGCCTGCTGGTCGAGCTCGACGTCGATGTCTTCTGCTGCAACACGGTGCCGCGCCGCTACAAGCAACTCGGCATCGACTACGCAACGCTCGCCGCGGCGAAGCCGGATCTGATCTGGGCGGGGATTTCGGCGATGGGCCCGGACTACCCCGATGCGCCCGGCTACGATCCGGTGATCCAGGCGATGGCGGGCTACATGGAGCTCACCGGCGCCGCCGACGGGCCGCCGACCCTCGCTGGCGTGCCGCTCGTCGACCTCAAGGCGGGCGACGAGGTCTATGCGAACGTGATGATGGCGCTGCTCGAACGCGCCGAGAGCGGCAAGGGCACGCGCATCGACGTGTCGATGCTGCAGGCCGCCGCCTCGTGGCTGATCACGACGCTGCCGCTGCTCGATTTCGACTGCCAGCCGGCCGAAATCACCCGCTGCGGCAACGAGCACCGCAAGTTCATCCCCACGAACGTCTATCCGACCGCCGACGGATTCATCTACATGGCGATCGGCAGCGACGTACAGTGGAAGCGCCTCTCGGAAATCCCGAAGTTCGCGTCGATCGCCAGCGCAGCGCGCGCGACCAACGAAGGCCGCGCCCGCGAGCGCGACGCGATCCATTGCGACGTCGCCGCCGTCACGAGCCGCTATCCGACCACCGAGATCGCCGCCGACTTCCGCGATGCCACGATCCCCCACGCGCCGATCCACGACATCCCCGCCGTGCGCGACATGGAGGCGGTCCGCCGACGGCTGACGACGACGCGCATGCCGGGCGGCAAGCTCGTGCATATGCAGCCGATGGCGGTCGACGTCGCTGGTGCCGATGGCGGTGAACTGCCGTTTGCGCCACGCTACGGCCAGCACACGGACGCCGTCCTGCGCGAGGCCGGATGCAGCGAGGACGACATCGCGCTGCTGCACTCACGCGGAATCGTCGCCGGCTGAGCCCCGGCGCCAGATCGTCATGCGGCGCCCCACCGGGAGGGGCGCCGCCTTCTACTCACGAACCCCGGAAACCATCGACGGCGAGAGGAGCGCGCGGACCCGATCCGCACGCGCGACCAGAGGTCCTTGTGGTGCACACCGTAGGAGACATCAGAACATGAAGATGCTTGGCATTCGATTTGCGCTGTCCGGACTCGTCCTGGCGGCTTCGCTGTCGGCTCACGCCCAGGTGAAGATCGGCGTGGTGTCGTCGGCGACCGGCCCGACCGCGCTGGTCGGCATCCCGCAGAAGAACACCGTTGCGCTGCTGCCGGCGAAGATCGGGGATCTCAGCGTCGAGTACATCCCGCTCGACGACGCGAGCGATCCGACTGCCTCCGTCACCGCGGTGAAGAAGCTGATCTCGGAGCAGAACGTCGACGCGATCATCGGCCCCTCGGGCTCGCCCAACGCGATGGGCGTGATCCAGTTCGTCGCCGACGCCGGCGTGCCGCTGCTCGCCCCGGTCGGCACCGCCGCCGTCGTGACGCCCATGGACGACAAGAAGAAGTGGGTGTTCAAGACCACCCAGAACGACGACATCATCGCCACGGCGCTGGTCGGCCACATGGTGAAGTCCGGCGTGAAGACGGTCGGCTTCATCGGCGTCGGCGACCCCTACGGCGAGAACTGGTACAAGGTGTTCTCGGCGCTCGCTGAAAAGAACGGCATGAAGATCGTCGCCAACGAGCGCTTCCAGCGCCAGGACGCGTCGGTTACCGGCCAGAGCCTGAAAATCCTCGGCGCCGCCCCCGACGCCGTGCTCGTCGCCGCCGCCGGCGGGCCCGCGGTGCTGCCGCAGACCACCCTCGTCGAGCAGGGCTACAAGGGCCAGATCTACCAGACTCACGGCGCCGCCCTGCCCGATTTCCTCAAGCTCGGCGGCAAGAAGGTCGAGGGCACGATCCTCGCCGCGAGCCTGATGCTGGTGCTGCCCGAGATCGCCGACAGCCATCCGTCGAAGAAGATCGCCGCCGAGTACATCGCCGCCTACGAGAAGGCGCACGGCACCAAGCCCGCGACCTTCGGCGCCAATGTCTTCGACGCCGGCCTGCTGCTGCAGCAGGCGATCCCGGCCGCCGCGAAGGTCGCCAAGCCCGGCACCAAGGAGTTCCGCGCCGCGCTGCGCGACAGCCTCGAGCAGACCCGCGAGCTCGTCGGCACCCAAGGCATCTACAACATGAGCGCGACCGACCACAGCGGCTTCGACGAGCGCGGCCGCGTGCTCATCGCCGTCAAGGACGGCAACTGGACGCTGGCGAAGTAAGCGCTCCGCCAGCAAAGCAAAAAGGGGGCTCACGCCCCCTTGCTCGTCCCGAAAGGTCGGGTGCCTTACATGCGGCAGCCGCGCGCCGGGTCCGCCAGCGCCTTCTCTGCGACGCCGACGAGCTTGTTGTCGCGCCCCTCGGCCTTGCGCAGGTAGATGTCCTGCACCGGGTTGTGCGCTTTCGACAGTGTGAACGCGCCGCGCGGGCTGTCGATCTTCGCCGCTTCCATCGCCTTGATCATCGCCGGCTGCTCGAGCTTGCCGCCCTTGACCGCATCCAGGCCCACGCGCAGCAGCTGGGCGGCGTCGTAACCCTGCACCGCATACACGTCGGGCTGCATCTTGTAGCTCGTCGCGTACTTGGTGCGGAAGGCCGTGTCCTTCGCGTTGGTCAGGCCGTCGGCGTAATGCAGCGCCGTCAGCAGCCCTTCTCCCGCACCGCCCATCGCGTCCAGCGTACCGTCGGTGAGGAAGCCCGATGCGTACAGCGGAATGGTCTTCTTCAGGCCCGCGGCGTCGTAGTCCCTCACGAACTTGGCGGCCCCGCCGCCCGCGAAGAACACGAACACGGCGTCGGGCTTCAGGTTCGCGATCTCGGTCAGGTAGGCCTGGAATTCGACGTTCGGGAAAGGCAGGTAGAGTTCCTTCGCGATCTTGCCGCCCGCCTTCTCGAAGGCCTCCTTGAAGCCGCCGACGGCCTGTTCGCCGGCCGCGTATTTCCACGTCAGCGTAACGACGTTCTTGTGTCCACGCTCGGCCGCGACCTTGCCCATGCCGTACGCGGGCTGCCAGTTCGTGAACGAGGTGCGGAACACGTTCGGCGCGCACAGCGGGCCGGTGAGCTCGTCGGCACCGGCGTTGGGGACGATCAGGAGGGTCTTGGTGTCGCGCGCGACCTTGGCCATCGCCAGCGCCACGCCCGAATGCACGGTGCCGACCAGCACGTCGACGTTGTCGCGCTTGACGAGCTTGGAGGCGTTCTCGGTCGCCTTGGCCGGATCGGATTCGTCATCGACGACGAAATACTCGACCTCGCGCCCGCCCAGCGTGCCGCCCTGCTCCGTCACGTACTGCTTGAACCCGTTGGTGATCGCGGTGCCGAGCGCGGCATAGGTGCCGGTGTAGGGCAGCATCAGCCCGACCTTGACCTTCTCGGCCGCCTGCGCCGCACCGAACGTCAGCGTGCCGAGCGCTACGACGGCGATCCCACGGACCACTTTGGCTCCCTTCTTCCTGGTCATTCTTCGTCTCCTCCGGTCTTTTAATGTGTTCGCATCAAACTTCGATTGCGGACAGCTATGATTTTCTCATCCGGCGATTGCCGGTATCAGGGTTTCCCCTCGCGCAGCCGGAAACGCTGCAGTTTTCCGGTCTCGGTGCGCGGCAGCGAATCGCGGAATTCGATCGCACGCGGATATTTGTACGGAGCGATCGTGCGCTTGACGAAGTCCTGCAGCTCGCGCACGAGCAGCTCCCCCGCCCCGTGGCCGGGGCGCGGCACGATGAAGGCCTTGACGATCTGCCCGCGCTCCTCGTCGGGCACGCCGATGACCGCGCATTCCGCGACCGCCGGATGCTGCATCAGCGCATCCTCCACTTCCGGCGCGCCGATGTTGTAGCCGGCCGACACGATCATGTCGTCGAGCCGCGACTGGTAGTGGAAATAACCGTCGGCATCCATGTAGTACGCGTCGCCGGTGTAGTTCCAGCCGTCGCCGACGTAGTTGCGCTGGCGCGAGTCGTCCAGGTAGCGACAGCCGGTCGGCCCTTTCACGGCGAGCCGGCCGACGGTGCCGGCGGGCACTTCGCGCCCTTCGTCGTCGACGATGCGGGCGCGGTAACCCGGCACGACGGTGCCGGTCGCGCCGGGGCGGGCGTGCTCCTCGTCGGCGGAGATGAAGATGTGGAACATCTCGGTCGCGCCGATGCCGTCGATGATCTCGATGCCCGTCGCATCCTTCCACAGCGCCCGCGTCGCCGCCGGCAGCACTTCGCCCGCCGACACGCACTTCACCAGCGGTCCGCCCAGGGGTGCGCCGAGCCGGCGCTCGCGGGCGCCCTCGGCCATCGCGCGATACGAGGTCGGCGCGGTGAAGAGGATCGTCGCGCCGAATTCGCCGATCGCGTCGAGGAGTTTCGGCGGAGAAGCCTGTTCGAGCAGCACCGTCGATGCACCCACGCTCATCGGGAACAGCAGCATGCCGCCCAGCCCGAACGTGAACGCGAGCGGCGGGCTGCCGATGAAGACGTCGTCCGGCTGCGGCCGCAGCACGTGCGGCGGCCAGCAGCGGCAGGCGGCGATGACGTCGCGGTGGAAATGCATCGTCGCCTTCGGCTGTCCCGTCGTGCCCGACGTGAACGCGAGGATGCAGGTGTCGTCGGAGGCGGTCGCGACGTTGTCGAACTCGTCGGATTGGCGCGCCATCGCCGCTTCGAGGCCCGCGCCGGACGGGTCGCCGAAGGAGACCACGTGCGCGACGGACGGACGCGTCGCCACCGCCTCGTCGAGTTCGCCGCGCAGCGCGTGCGCGCACAGCGCATGCGTGATGCGGCCCTTGTCGAGGATCTGCCCGAGCTCCTTCGCGCGCAGCAGCGGCATCGTCGCGACCGCGATCGCGCCGGCCTTCATGATTGCGAACCAGCACGCGGCCAACATGGGGCTGTTCGGCCCGCGCAACAGGACGCGATTGCCCGGCACGACGCCGAGCTCATGCACGAGCACGTTGGCGATGCGGTTCGCGTGCCCGAGCAGATCGCGGTAAGTCCAGCACAGGCCGCCGGGGGCACGCAGGCAGACGCGCTCGCCCTCGCCGCCGAGAACGCGGCGGTCGAGCAGTTCGACGGCACAGTTCATCAGGGGAGGAAACTGCAGCGACGGCAGTTCGAAGAGGAATTCCGGCTGCTGCTCGGGCGGCGGCAGGCGGTCGCGGGCGAAGGTATCGACGTGACTCGTCACGATGGCATCTCCCCTGATGAGGTGAATTCAGGATAGTGGCGGATTCCGGCCACGCTGCGCCCCCCCATGAGGGGGAGAAACGCGGGCGCCGGATCGGTGTCGGCGCAGCCGGGCCGTCGCAAGCGGTGTGCTGTGCCGCTTCGCTTGCGCTGTCGCGGCGAGGCCGCCGCCGGCGCGCGAGCCCTCAGGCGGGCATCGTCGAGAGATGCGCCTTCAGACGATCGAGCAGCTTCAGCATCTGCCGCTTCTCGGCATGGTCGAGCCCGGCCAGCAGGCCGACGACCCATTGCTCGTGCTCGCGCGCCATCCGATCGAACTGGCGCCGGCCCTCGGCGGTCAGCATCACCGTGAATGAACGCCGATCGCGCGGATCGTCGTGCCGCTCCACGAGGCCTTCCTCGGCCAGCTTGTCGGTCAGCCCGGTCACGTTGCCGCCCGTCACCATCAGCAGGCGCGACAGCTCGCTCATCTTCAGCCCTTCCGGATGACGGTCGAGCTGCGCCATCAGGTCGAAGCGCGGCAGCGTCGAATCGAAGTTCGTCCGCAGCCGCGTGCGCAGCTGCGCCTCGACGAGGTTCGTGCAGGTCAGCAGCCGCAGCCAGACGCGCAGCGCCTCGTGCTCGGCGTCGCGTGCATCGGTCGAGGGGCGGGCGGTGGCGGGCGTGGACATGCGGGCTCGGAGTCGGGGAAAGAACGGGAAGAGGCCGGATCGGCAAAAATACTTTACTCATGAATTAATTCGGACTCAAGCAAAATCGCCCCGTGCGGGGGTCAGTCCGGGATCACCGCAGTGACCTCGATCTCGACTTTCGCGACGTCCTCGACGAGGTCGGCGACCTGCACCGCCGTCATCGCCGGGAAGTTGCGCCCCATCACCTCGCGGTAGGCCTGGCCGATCTCCTTCAAGCGGGCGACGTACTCCTTCTTGTCGACCAGGTACCAGGTCATGCGCGTGACGTGCTCGGGTCCGCCGCCGGCGCTGCGCACGACGTCGATGGCATTCTTCAGCGCGAGGAAGACCTGCTGCACGAGGTCGTCGCTCGTGAAGCGGCATTGCGTGTCCCAGCCGATCTGGCCGCCGACGAAGATCTGGCGTCCGCGCGCCTCGATGCCGTTCGAGTAGCCCTTGGGCGCTGCCCAGCCCTCGGGCTGAATCACCTTATGAACCATGCTTGTCTCCTTCGGGGGATGCCTTTCCTGCCGCGGACGGCGCCGGCTGTTTCATGAGTTCGCGCGCGACGATGAGCTTCTGCACCTCGGTCGCGCCTTCGTAGATGCGCAGCGCGCGGATCTCGCGGTACAGCGACTCGACCTTGACGCCGACCCTCACGCCCTGCCCGCCGTGCATCTGCACCGCGGCGTCGATGACGCGCTGTGCGTTCTCGGTCGCGGTCATCTTCGCCATCGCCGCCTCGCGCGTCGTCGGGCGCTTCGCGACGTCGCGCTGCCACGCGGCACGCGCCG
This genomic interval carries:
- a CDS encoding CaiB/BaiF CoA transferase family protein — encoded protein: MKRRTILSMEQALSMPYATLRFAQLGWRVIRLESTPAGDGLPGDPNRYIGGKVADDDRRTYFIAPNVGKEAIALNLKEPDGQALLRRLLVELDVDVFCCNTVPRRYKQLGIDYATLAAAKPDLIWAGISAMGPDYPDAPGYDPVIQAMAGYMELTGAADGPPTLAGVPLVDLKAGDEVYANVMMALLERAESGKGTRIDVSMLQAAASWLITTLPLLDFDCQPAEITRCGNEHRKFIPTNVYPTADGFIYMAIGSDVQWKRLSEIPKFASIASAARATNEGRARERDAIHCDVAAVTSRYPTTEIAADFRDATIPHAPIHDIPAVRDMEAVRRRLTTTRMPGGKLVHMQPMAVDVAGADGGELPFAPRYGQHTDAVLREAGCSEDDIALLHSRGIVAG
- a CDS encoding ABC transporter substrate-binding protein, coding for MKMLGIRFALSGLVLAASLSAHAQVKIGVVSSATGPTALVGIPQKNTVALLPAKIGDLSVEYIPLDDASDPTASVTAVKKLISEQNVDAIIGPSGSPNAMGVIQFVADAGVPLLAPVGTAAVVTPMDDKKKWVFKTTQNDDIIATALVGHMVKSGVKTVGFIGVGDPYGENWYKVFSALAEKNGMKIVANERFQRQDASVTGQSLKILGAAPDAVLVAAAGGPAVLPQTTLVEQGYKGQIYQTHGAALPDFLKLGGKKVEGTILAASLMLVLPEIADSHPSKKIAAEYIAAYEKAHGTKPATFGANVFDAGLLLQQAIPAAAKVAKPGTKEFRAALRDSLEQTRELVGTQGIYNMSATDHSGFDERGRVLIAVKDGNWTLAK
- a CDS encoding ABC transporter substrate-binding protein; amino-acid sequence: MTRKKGAKVVRGIAVVALGTLTFGAAQAAEKVKVGLMLPYTGTYAALGTAITNGFKQYVTEQGGTLGGREVEYFVVDDESDPAKATENASKLVKRDNVDVLVGTVHSGVALAMAKVARDTKTLLIVPNAGADELTGPLCAPNVFRTSFTNWQPAYGMGKVAAERGHKNVVTLTWKYAAGEQAVGGFKEAFEKAGGKIAKELYLPFPNVEFQAYLTEIANLKPDAVFVFFAGGGAAKFVRDYDAAGLKKTIPLYASGFLTDGTLDAMGGAGEGLLTALHYADGLTNAKDTAFRTKYATSYKMQPDVYAVQGYDAAQLLRVGLDAVKGGKLEQPAMIKAMEAAKIDSPRGAFTLSKAHNPVQDIYLRKAEGRDNKLVGVAEKALADPARGCRM
- a CDS encoding AMP-binding protein, giving the protein MTSHVDTFARDRLPPPEQQPEFLFELPSLQFPPLMNCAVELLDRRVLGGEGERVCLRAPGGLCWTYRDLLGHANRIANVLVHELGVVPGNRVLLRGPNSPMLAACWFAIMKAGAIAVATMPLLRAKELGQILDKGRITHALCAHALRGELDEAVATRPSVAHVVSFGDPSGAGLEAAMARQSDEFDNVATASDDTCILAFTSGTTGQPKATMHFHRDVIAACRCWPPHVLRPQPDDVFIGSPPLAFTFGLGGMLLFPMSVGASTVLLEQASPPKLLDAIGEFGATILFTAPTSYRAMAEGARERRLGAPLGGPLVKCVSAGEVLPAATRALWKDATGIEIIDGIGATEMFHIFISADEEHARPGATGTVVPGYRARIVDDEGREVPAGTVGRLAVKGPTGCRYLDDSRQRNYVGDGWNYTGDAYYMDADGYFHYQSRLDDMIVSAGYNIGAPEVEDALMQHPAVAECAVIGVPDEERGQIVKAFIVPRPGHGAGELLVRELQDFVKRTIAPYKYPRAIEFRDSLPRTETGKLQRFRLREGKP
- a CDS encoding MarR family winged helix-turn-helix transcriptional regulator, with product MSTPATARPSTDARDAEHEALRVWLRLLTCTNLVEAQLRTRLRTNFDSTLPRFDLMAQLDRHPEGLKMSELSRLLMVTGGNVTGLTDKLAEEGLVERHDDPRDRRSFTVMLTAEGRRQFDRMAREHEQWVVGLLAGLDHAEKRQMLKLLDRLKAHLSTMPA
- a CDS encoding RidA family protein, whose translation is MVHKVIQPEGWAAPKGYSNGIEARGRQIFVGGQIGWDTQCRFTSDDLVQQVFLALKNAIDVVRSAGGGPEHVTRMTWYLVDKKEYVARLKEIGQAYREVMGRNFPAMTAVQVADLVEDVAKVEIEVTAVIPD